In Pseudoalteromonas shioyasakiensis, one DNA window encodes the following:
- a CDS encoding benzoate/H(+) symporter BenE family transporter → MSQLISRATAGLVAVIIGFTSSIALIYQVVMVLGGTPDLVASWVLMLGLAMGVSSIALSYYYKVPILIAWSTTGAALLISSAQGYSLNQAVGAFMFSAALVFLSGITGVFEKMMNKIPSQLACAMLAGVLVNFGIDVFNFMNELPLVIGLMVAVYLCGKRYFPRFAMLAVVVAGFLMAGVTGQIDTSSWQWKMSEFAYIAPEFDLNAMISVGLPLFIVTMTSQNLPGIAVLKAHQYKAPVSAALNVTGLLNVFIAPFGGYAINLAAITAAICMSPEADKDPSKRYWASIAGGVFYIIMALLAATLVGLVASLPQALILALAGIALFATIASSLQQALTEAYYTEAAIVTFLVTASNLTLFSVGSAFWGIVAGTVTLVMTRKD, encoded by the coding sequence ACCAGTTCAATCGCGCTTATTTATCAGGTTGTTATGGTGTTAGGTGGCACACCTGATTTGGTTGCCAGTTGGGTGTTAATGCTTGGTCTTGCGATGGGTGTCAGTTCGATTGCGTTGTCTTATTACTACAAAGTACCCATTCTTATCGCGTGGTCAACAACCGGAGCGGCACTCCTTATTTCAAGTGCCCAAGGGTATAGCTTGAACCAAGCTGTTGGCGCGTTTATGTTTTCGGCGGCGCTGGTGTTTTTGTCTGGTATTACCGGCGTGTTCGAAAAAATGATGAACAAAATTCCAAGCCAATTGGCCTGTGCCATGCTTGCAGGCGTGCTGGTGAATTTTGGTATTGATGTGTTCAACTTTATGAATGAGCTGCCTTTAGTGATTGGGTTAATGGTGGCTGTTTATTTATGTGGCAAGCGTTATTTTCCACGCTTTGCTATGCTCGCAGTGGTTGTGGCGGGATTTTTAATGGCAGGTGTAACAGGGCAAATTGATACTTCTAGCTGGCAGTGGAAAATGAGCGAGTTTGCTTATATTGCGCCTGAGTTTGACTTGAACGCTATGATAAGTGTTGGTTTGCCGCTGTTTATTGTGACCATGACGTCACAAAACTTACCGGGTATTGCTGTTTTAAAGGCGCACCAATACAAAGCCCCTGTATCGGCAGCGCTAAATGTAACCGGACTATTAAATGTATTTATTGCACCATTTGGTGGCTATGCCATTAACCTAGCGGCTATAACGGCTGCCATTTGTATGAGCCCTGAGGCAGATAAAGACCCAAGTAAACGTTATTGGGCAAGCATTGCTGGTGGTGTTTTTTACATTATTATGGCGCTCCTTGCGGCAACCTTGGTCGGTTTGGTAGCAAGCTTGCCACAGGCATTGATTTTGGCGTTGGCAGGTATTGCGCTATTTGCCACTATTGCGAGTAGTTTACAGCAAGCATTAACTGAGGCGTATTATACCGAAGCCGCTATCGTGACCTTTTTAGTCACAGCTTCAAACCTAACTTTATTCTCGGTCGGTTCTGCGTTTTGGGGGATTGTTGCTGGCACGGTGACCTTGGTTATGACACGTAAAGATTAA
- a CDS encoding HD domain-containing phosphohydrolase produces the protein MAEQVSKQHIQVLCIDDDEIVLRTLLRLLAASNITAKACSDPLEGLKILATYSFDVIICDMRMPNMDGADFFAQALNIDPEPHRILLTGYSDIDNTIAAVNKGKIHAYIQKPWQNELLLRNVSDGIEKTSLKRQNKQLEQKIKAQNSQLKELNNNLEQMVEKRTLQIRKVLKQLEEVNEREKHEHRTTFEILYNFINANPYLDGNQAQNIATTCKQLAQSLGLEKHRIERAEITGYLAQIGLLAMEPELYKKPTRELTENQKKLFYTHPSTAQLMLMPATHLHDVSEAIYYQFEHYNGTGQPKGLKGKEIPIKAMILAVARDFWLAVEQFKSTDESDFERARDQLQLYSGTYYHPKILESLNNIEIKCASDQKVGTMKIISAQDLKNGMVLGHALRSYDGILLLPKGHVFGTKSIAKLQQLEARKPNPFRIMIKN, from the coding sequence ATGGCAGAACAAGTTAGCAAACAACATATTCAGGTTTTATGCATCGATGATGACGAAATCGTGCTGCGCACATTGTTACGCTTATTAGCTGCGAGCAACATCACTGCAAAAGCCTGCTCAGATCCACTTGAAGGGCTAAAGATTTTGGCTACTTACAGCTTCGATGTGATCATTTGCGACATGCGAATGCCAAATATGGATGGAGCCGACTTCTTTGCGCAAGCACTTAATATTGACCCAGAACCACACCGGATTTTGCTAACTGGTTATTCAGATATCGACAACACCATTGCCGCAGTTAATAAAGGTAAAATTCATGCCTATATTCAAAAGCCTTGGCAGAACGAGTTACTGCTTCGCAATGTTAGCGATGGTATAGAAAAAACCTCATTAAAGCGCCAAAACAAGCAGTTAGAGCAAAAAATAAAAGCGCAAAACAGCCAGTTAAAAGAGCTAAACAACAACCTTGAGCAAATGGTAGAAAAGCGCACTCTACAAATTCGAAAAGTGCTCAAACAGCTCGAAGAAGTCAATGAGCGTGAAAAACACGAGCACCGTACTACCTTCGAAATTTTATATAACTTCATAAACGCTAACCCCTACCTAGATGGTAACCAAGCGCAAAATATCGCCACAACTTGTAAGCAACTAGCTCAAAGCCTTGGCTTAGAAAAACACCGAATTGAAAGAGCAGAAATAACAGGTTATCTTGCACAAATTGGCTTACTCGCCATGGAGCCTGAGCTTTATAAAAAGCCAACAAGAGAACTAACCGAAAACCAAAAAAAGCTTTTTTACACACACCCAAGTACCGCTCAATTGATGCTCATGCCAGCGACCCATTTACATGATGTGTCTGAGGCTATTTATTACCAATTCGAACATTACAATGGGACAGGCCAACCTAAAGGCTTAAAAGGAAAAGAAATTCCAATAAAAGCTATGATATTAGCGGTAGCGAGAGATTTTTGGCTAGCGGTTGAACAATTCAAAAGCACAGACGAAAGTGATTTCGAAAGAGCACGTGATCAACTACAGCTATATAGCGGAACCTATTATCACCCTAAAATTTTAGAATCCCTTAACAACATAGAAATTAAGTGTGCTAGCGATCAAAAAGTCGGCACCATGAAAATTATCTCGGCTCAAGATCTTAAAAACGGCATGGTACTTGGGCATGCATTAAGAAGCTACGACGGTATCTTGTTATTACCTAAAGGACATGTATTTGGCACAAAATCGATTGCAAAACTGCAGCAGCTTGAAGCAAGAAAACCGAATCCTTTCAGGATCATGATCAAAAATTAG
- the hemH gene encoding ferrochelatase — translation MSRFSAITDKPHDGRFNKKTGILLTNLGSPDAPTTAALRTYLREFLSDPRIVEIPRFIWMIILYCFVLTLRPKRSAALYKSIWTENGSPLTHITREQSKKLAALLKDKGHHDTEVVMAMRYGNPSIEAGLEELREKGITRVIVLPMYPQYSSTTIGSTFDAVSNVLRKWRWVPELHFINGYHDNPTYIDALAASISEDLNAHGTPQKLVFSYHGTPKLFLENGDPYYCFCMQTTRLVAEKLGFEKDFAVTTFQSRFGKAEWLKPYTDATLESYPAEGIKDVAILSPAFSADCLETLEELEGENREIFEHAGGEKYRYIPALNTRDDHVNAMFEVIKPFLK, via the coding sequence GTGTCGCGATTTTCCGCCATTACCGATAAGCCTCATGACGGCCGATTCAACAAAAAAACGGGCATTTTACTGACTAACTTAGGGAGCCCAGACGCCCCTACTACCGCGGCACTTAGAACTTATTTACGCGAGTTTTTATCAGACCCTCGAATTGTCGAGATCCCACGTTTTATTTGGATGATCATCCTTTATTGCTTTGTACTTACGTTACGCCCAAAACGCTCAGCGGCACTTTATAAAAGCATCTGGACTGAAAACGGCTCACCGCTCACACATATTACCCGCGAGCAAAGCAAAAAACTGGCAGCCCTTTTAAAGGACAAAGGACACCACGACACTGAAGTGGTTATGGCCATGCGTTACGGTAATCCTTCAATTGAAGCTGGCCTTGAAGAGCTGCGCGAAAAAGGCATCACTCGCGTGATTGTGCTGCCAATGTACCCGCAATATTCAAGCACCACGATTGGTTCGACGTTTGATGCTGTATCGAATGTTCTTCGTAAGTGGCGCTGGGTGCCAGAGCTGCACTTTATTAATGGTTATCACGACAATCCGACTTACATTGATGCCCTAGCTGCTAGCATTAGCGAAGATCTAAATGCCCATGGCACGCCGCAAAAGTTGGTGTTTTCATACCATGGTACACCTAAACTGTTTTTAGAAAACGGCGACCCTTACTATTGTTTTTGTATGCAAACCACCCGTTTAGTGGCAGAGAAACTTGGCTTTGAGAAAGACTTTGCGGTAACAACTTTCCAAAGCCGTTTTGGTAAAGCTGAATGGTTGAAGCCATACACAGACGCAACCCTTGAAAGCTATCCTGCTGAAGGTATCAAAGACGTTGCAATTCTAAGCCCTGCATTTAGTGCCGACTGTTTAGAAACGTTAGAAGAACTCGAAGGCGAAAATCGTGAAATTTTTGAACACGCAGGCGGTGAAAAGTACCGCTACATTCCTGCATTGAATACCCGCGATGACCATGTCAATGCGATGTTTGAAGTAATAAAACCATTTCTTAAATAA